The Candidatus Omnitrophota bacterium genome contains a region encoding:
- the holB gene encoding DNA polymerase III subunit delta', with protein sequence MSFNKVIGQELAAGLLKKAIEESRLAHAYLFIGPEGVGKSLLAKVFAAALNCERGGAEPCGECVPCKKIEAGIHPDAVVLSPEGKSSQIGIDAIRKIEGAMSLKPYEGRTKVFTIDGADKMTEEAANSLLKTLEEPPKDTVLVLLASNMFKLQPTIVSRCQKVLFHPLGERAIMKELIERYGLDEKKAACVSRFSEGRLGRAIEVLEGEALAKRNRIVDEFLTPKQFGYEDTWLYGEPREKINETLNALAVYFRDLLVFSLSKDQGLLVNLDRAADIARDAARYPAERLERIIEIIADTQEQIKRNANIKIALSCMRLNIT encoded by the coding sequence ATGTCATTTAACAAGGTCATCGGACAGGAACTCGCCGCAGGCCTTTTGAAGAAAGCTATAGAAGAAAGCCGCCTCGCGCACGCGTACCTTTTTATAGGCCCGGAAGGCGTGGGTAAGTCGCTTTTGGCGAAGGTTTTCGCCGCGGCGCTCAATTGCGAAAGGGGAGGCGCCGAGCCTTGCGGTGAGTGCGTCCCCTGCAAAAAGATAGAAGCCGGGATACATCCCGACGCCGTCGTCCTCTCCCCTGAAGGGAAATCATCGCAGATAGGCATCGACGCGATCCGCAAGATAGAGGGCGCGATGTCGCTTAAGCCTTACGAAGGCCGGACGAAGGTCTTTACGATCGACGGCGCGGATAAGATGACAGAGGAAGCCGCGAACTCGCTGCTGAAGACGCTCGAGGAGCCGCCGAAAGATACGGTCCTCGTGCTGCTCGCCTCGAATATGTTCAAGCTGCAGCCGACGATAGTATCGCGGTGCCAGAAGGTCCTCTTCCATCCGTTGGGCGAGCGCGCGATAATGAAAGAGCTCATCGAAAGATACGGGCTCGACGAGAAGAAGGCGGCCTGCGTCTCCAGGTTCTCCGAGGGGCGCCTTGGCAGGGCGATAGAGGTCCTCGAGGGCGAGGCGCTGGCCAAGAGGAACAGGATAGTCGACGAATTTTTGACGCCGAAACAGTTCGGCTATGAGGATACATGGTTATACGGCGAGCCACGCGAAAAGATAAACGAAACATTGAACGCGCTGGCCGTATATTTCAGGGACCTTTTGGTCTTCAGCCTTTCGAAGGACCAGGGCCTGCTCGTTAACCTTGACAGGGCCGCGGATATAGCGCGCGACGCCGCGAGGTATCCGGCAGAGAGGCTCGAGAGGATAATCGAGATAATCGCCGACACGCAGGAGCAGATAAAAAGGAACGCCAACATAAAGATCGCGCTCTCCTGCATGCGGCTTAACATAACTTAG
- the tmk gene encoding dTMP kinase, with protein sequence MRRGKFITIEGPEGSGKSTHSRLLCARLKKGGLRVLHTREPGGTKIGEAVRKVLLDKKNKKMSAACELFLFLAARAQIVEEIIRPALAKGYIVVCDRFHDATVAYQGYGAGLGLKMIDSAGRLATGGLKPDLTILLDVDTRTGLKRAGVKDRMEIKPVRFHKKVRDGYLKIAKKEPRRIKVIRTTDAPVTAVQDKIRRAVLHVI encoded by the coding sequence ATGCGGCGCGGAAAATTCATCACTATCGAAGGCCCGGAAGGGTCCGGAAAATCTACGCATTCGCGCCTGCTTTGCGCCCGCCTGAAGAAGGGCGGCCTCAGGGTGCTGCATACGCGCGAACCCGGCGGCACTAAGATCGGCGAAGCGGTCCGCAAGGTGCTCCTCGACAAGAAGAACAAAAAGATGTCGGCCGCCTGCGAACTTTTCCTGTTTCTCGCGGCGCGCGCGCAGATAGTCGAGGAGATAATAAGACCCGCGCTGGCCAAGGGATATATCGTGGTCTGCGACAGGTTCCATGACGCGACGGTCGCCTACCAGGGTTACGGCGCCGGCCTCGGCCTGAAAATGATCGATTCGGCGGGAAGGCTCGCGACAGGCGGCCTTAAACCCGACCTGACGATATTGCTCGACGTGGATACAAGAACAGGGCTGAAACGCGCCGGGGTAAAAGACAGGATGGAGATAAAACCCGTCCGGTTCCATAAGAAGGTCAGGGACGGTTACCTGAAGATAGCGAAGAAGGAACCGCGCAGGATAAAAGTGATCCGGACGACCGACGCGCCGGTCACCGCGGTCCAGGATAAAATAAGAAGAGCCGTATTGCATGTCATTTAA
- a CDS encoding carbohydrate ABC transporter permease, whose protein sequence is MAEKKIKRRSAAGSKEKGLQFFAYTVLVIGAISMIMPFLWMTTTSLKTLDAIFIQPKNWIQMFVPTMFKWENYAEAFRVVPFAKFYLNSIFVGLAVTIGQVLTSSMAAYAFSRLTFPGRDKLFFAYLATMMIPGSVTMIPVYVLMRLFGWVDTYKALIIPMIFSAYGTFMLRQFFMTLPKDLEDAAKIDGCGFFRIFWTIILPLSKPALATLTVFTFMGNWGNFMWPLLVTNTDSMRTLPIGLESFKTQYSTDWHLLMAGSVMAMLPIVIIFIFTQRYFVESIKLTGVKG, encoded by the coding sequence ATGGCAGAAAAGAAGATAAAGCGCAGGAGCGCGGCGGGTTCCAAGGAAAAGGGGCTGCAGTTTTTCGCTTATACTGTCCTGGTCATCGGCGCCATTTCGATGATAATGCCTTTCCTGTGGATGACGACGACTTCACTGAAGACGCTGGACGCGATATTCATCCAGCCCAAGAACTGGATACAGATGTTCGTCCCCACGATGTTCAAATGGGAGAACTACGCCGAGGCCTTCAGGGTGGTGCCGTTCGCGAAATTCTACCTGAATTCCATATTCGTCGGCCTCGCCGTCACTATCGGGCAGGTCTTGACGAGCTCGATGGCGGCTTACGCGTTCTCGCGCCTGACTTTCCCGGGCAGGGACAAGCTCTTCTTCGCGTACCTGGCGACGATGATGATCCCGGGATCGGTCACGATGATACCGGTCTACGTCCTGATGAGGCTCTTCGGGTGGGTCGATACGTATAAAGCGCTGATCATCCCGATGATATTCTCCGCTTACGGGACGTTCATGCTCAGGCAGTTCTTCATGACATTGCCGAAGGACCTTGAGGACGCGGCGAAGATAGACGGATGCGGCTTTTTCCGCATATTCTGGACGATAATATTGCCTCTCTCGAAACCGGCCCTGGCGACGCTGACTGTCTTTACCTTCATGGGAAACTGGGGGAATTTCATGTGGCCTCTCCTGGTCACCAACACAGACAGCATGAGGACGCTGCCGATAGGGCTGGAATCGTTCAAGACACAGTACTCGACCGACTGGCATCTCCTGATGGCGGGTTCGGTCATGGCTATGCTGCCCATCGTCATAATCTTCATCTTCACCCAGCGCTACTTCGTCGAGTCGATCAAGCTCACCGGCGTAAAAGGATAA
- a CDS encoding sugar ABC transporter permease, translated as MALKARGKETLAAYLFLSPNLIGFMVFTFLPVFVSLLLSFYAWDITSAPKFVGIDNFVKLLGFHSEGGSLVVNDTKFWQYLWNTLFLMFSIPICMMASLGLAIALNRKIKGESVFRTLFFLPSICPGVAVAILWLWIFNPDFGMLNNIIYWIGKFLGFVIPGPLWLNSPGWAKPSLMLMNFWIAIGGMNMILYLAALQGIPRDFYEAAEIDGANGWQKFWAITWPQISPTTFFIFLMSIIGGFQGGFMQAYIMTGGGPGGATTTIEYYIFNNLYTWQNVGYASAIAWFLFIVIFAFSLVNWRYGGKLVHY; from the coding sequence ATGGCACTTAAGGCACGCGGAAAAGAGACGCTCGCGGCGTATTTGTTCCTTTCACCGAACCTCATCGGGTTCATGGTCTTTACTTTCCTGCCGGTCTTCGTGTCCCTGCTGTTGAGTTTCTACGCATGGGATATAACGTCGGCGCCCAAATTCGTCGGCATAGATAATTTCGTCAAGCTGCTCGGATTCCATTCCGAGGGAGGCAGCCTGGTCGTCAACGACACCAAATTCTGGCAGTATCTCTGGAATACCCTGTTCCTGATGTTCTCGATACCGATATGCATGATGGCGTCCCTTGGCCTGGCGATCGCGCTAAACCGCAAGATCAAAGGCGAGTCGGTCTTCAGGACGCTCTTCTTCCTGCCTTCGATATGCCCGGGAGTGGCCGTGGCCATACTCTGGCTGTGGATATTCAATCCAGATTTCGGGATGCTCAACAATATAATCTACTGGATCGGGAAATTCCTCGGCTTCGTTATACCGGGGCCGTTATGGCTCAATTCCCCGGGATGGGCGAAGCCGTCGTTGATGCTCATGAATTTCTGGATCGCGATAGGCGGAATGAACATGATACTTTACCTCGCCGCGCTGCAGGGGATACCGAGGGATTTCTACGAGGCGGCCGAGATAGACGGGGCGAACGGCTGGCAGAAGTTCTGGGCGATAACGTGGCCCCAGATAAGCCCGACGACGTTCTTCATATTTTTAATGAGCATAATCGGCGGGTTCCAGGGCGGTTTTATGCAGGCGTATATAATGACCGGCGGCGGGCCGGGCGGGGCGACGACTACCATCGAATATTACATCTTCAATAATCTTTATACCTGGCAGAACGTAGGTTATGCCTCAGCGATCGCGTGGTTCCTCTTCATCGTGATATTCGCCTTCTCGCTCGTTAATTGGAGATACGGCGGGAAGCTTGTTCATTACTAA
- the cysS gene encoding cysteine--tRNA ligase has protein sequence MPILIHNTLTRKLEEFKPIRAGEARMYVCGVTVYDECHLGHARSAFIFDFIRNYLGYRGYKVTFIKNITDVDDKIINRARYEIEDKNSPLFGKDLNSAVKEIAQRYTESFYGDMASLGIAKADKEPKATEHIKDIIKMIAVIIDKGYAYTSGGDVYFDVRKSGGYGKLSNQDKDQMLEGTRSEATEKKKDALDFALWKSAKANEPEWDSPWGKGRPGWHIECSAMSTKYLGDNFDIHGGGRDLIFPHHENEIAQSECATGKSFANYWIHNGLLTINGEKMSKSLGNYVSIKDVLARYPSDVLKIFFLGAHYSHPVDFTWEKMEAAKSAYERFLVLFDKIERRLAGKKAAAAKNNGGIDGSKAAFESGMDDNFNTPAALGSLFDLVSAGNKILDRNEDASVIKYLENTLRELGGILGLSFKTASKGMSDNEIQKLVDARIEAKNKKDFKESDRIREELAGKGIILEDDKEKTYWRRKV, from the coding sequence ATGCCCATCCTCATACATAACACCCTGACACGCAAGCTCGAAGAGTTCAAGCCCATCAGGGCCGGAGAGGCCCGCATGTACGTCTGCGGCGTCACGGTCTATGATGAATGCCATCTCGGCCACGCCAGGAGCGCCTTCATATTCGATTTCATCAGGAATTACCTCGGATACCGCGGATACAAAGTAACGTTCATAAAAAATATCACCGATGTCGACGACAAGATAATAAACAGGGCTCGCTACGAGATCGAAGATAAAAATTCCCCGCTTTTCGGCAAGGACCTGAACAGCGCGGTAAAAGAGATTGCCCAGCGGTACACGGAGAGTTTTTACGGGGATATGGCGTCCCTGGGCATCGCCAAGGCCGACAAGGAACCGAAGGCGACCGAGCACATAAAAGATATAATAAAAATGATCGCCGTCATTATCGACAAAGGTTACGCGTATACCTCTGGCGGGGATGTTTATTTTGACGTGAGGAAGTCAGGCGGTTACGGGAAGCTCTCGAACCAGGACAAAGACCAGATGTTGGAAGGCACCAGGTCTGAGGCGACCGAAAAGAAAAAGGACGCCCTCGATTTCGCTTTGTGGAAGTCGGCGAAGGCTAACGAGCCGGAATGGGATTCGCCGTGGGGCAAGGGCAGGCCGGGCTGGCACATAGAATGCTCGGCGATGTCGACGAAATACCTGGGCGACAACTTCGATATCCACGGAGGCGGGCGCGACCTCATCTTCCCGCACCACGAGAACGAGATCGCTCAGTCGGAATGCGCGACAGGAAAGTCCTTCGCGAATTACTGGATACATAACGGGCTTTTGACGATAAACGGCGAGAAGATGTCCAAATCGCTCGGCAATTACGTCTCGATCAAGGATGTCCTCGCGCGTTATCCCTCGGACGTCCTGAAGATATTCTTCCTCGGCGCGCATTATTCGCACCCGGTAGATTTCACGTGGGAGAAGATGGAAGCGGCGAAGAGCGCCTACGAAAGATTCCTTGTCCTGTTTGACAAAATAGAGAGGCGCCTCGCCGGGAAGAAGGCCGCCGCGGCGAAAAATAACGGCGGGATAGACGGATCAAAGGCCGCGTTCGAGTCCGGCATGGACGATAATTTCAATACGCCCGCCGCCCTGGGGTCGCTCTTCGACCTGGTCAGCGCCGGGAACAAAATACTTGATAGAAATGAAGACGCTTCTGTGATAAAATATCTTGAAAATACCCTTCGGGAACTGGGCGGTATCCTGGGCCTGAGCTTCAAGACAGCATCAAAGGGTATGTCGGATAATGAGATACAGAAACTGGTCGACGCCCGCATAGAGGCGAAGAATAAGAAGGATTTCAAGGAATCCGACAGGATAAGGGAAGAGCTGGCCGGGAAGGGTATCATCCTGGAAGACGACAAGGAAAAGACTTACTGGAGGCGCAAGGTATAG
- the cysE gene encoding serine O-acetyltransferase, with amino-acid sequence MIFKGEIKAVFERDPAAKSAFEVILLYSGLHAIIHYRMSHALYRAGVPVIPRLISQYARFLTGIEIHPGAEIGKGLFIDHGMGVVIGETSIIGDNVTLYQGVTLGGTGKEKGKRHPTLGNNVVVGTGAKVLGNIKIGDDVLIGANAVVVKDVPDDSTVVGVPGRIVKQEGKIVHGIRLDHTNLPDPLVQALQHLQDEIDKINGHIKKHHQDPK; translated from the coding sequence ATGATATTCAAGGGGGAGATCAAGGCGGTCTTCGAGCGCGACCCGGCCGCGAAGAGCGCGTTTGAGGTGATACTGCTTTATTCCGGCCTGCACGCGATCATACATTACAGGATGTCGCACGCGCTTTACCGCGCGGGCGTCCCGGTCATCCCACGCCTGATATCGCAGTATGCGAGATTCCTGACCGGGATAGAGATACATCCGGGCGCCGAGATCGGGAAAGGGCTTTTCATAGACCACGGCATGGGAGTCGTCATCGGCGAGACGTCGATAATAGGCGATAACGTCACACTCTACCAGGGAGTGACCCTCGGCGGCACCGGCAAGGAGAAAGGCAAGCGCCATCCTACGCTCGGGAATAATGTCGTCGTCGGGACCGGCGCGAAAGTGCTGGGAAATATAAAGATAGGCGACGACGTCCTGATAGGCGCCAATGCCGTCGTCGTCAAAGATGTGCCGGACGATTCGACTGTCGTCGGCGTCCCCGGAAGGATCGTCAAACAGGAAGGCAAGATAGTCCACGGCATAAGGCTCGACCATACGAACCTGCCGGATCCGTTGGTGCAGGCCTTGCAGCACCTGCAGGACGAGATAGACAAGATAAACGGACATATAAAAAAGCACCACCAGGACCCTAAATAG
- the ispF gene encoding 2-C-methyl-D-erythritol 2,4-cyclodiphosphate synthase: MRIGLGYDIHRLIEGRKLFLGGVEIPYVKGLDGYSDADVLLHAICDAILGAMGKEDIGIHFPNDDPKFKGISSLELLHKVAVLAETSGFKIINVDSTLILEEPKILPFKARMKKTLASVLGIDGDRINIKATTQEGVGAIGRGEAIAAYAVASVEEIK, from the coding sequence ATGAGAATAGGGCTCGGTTATGATATCCACAGGCTTATTGAAGGGCGCAAGCTGTTCTTGGGAGGCGTTGAGATCCCTTATGTGAAGGGCCTCGACGGCTATTCGGATGCCGACGTCCTTTTGCACGCGATATGCGACGCGATATTGGGCGCCATGGGCAAGGAGGATATCGGGATACATTTCCCGAACGACGACCCGAAGTTCAAAGGCATCAGCAGCCTCGAATTGCTGCATAAGGTCGCGGTCCTGGCCGAGACGTCCGGTTTTAAGATAATAAACGTCGATTCCACCCTCATCCTGGAAGAGCCGAAGATCCTGCCTTTCAAGGCGAGGATGAAAAAGACCCTCGCCTCGGTATTGGGGATTGACGGGGACCGGATAAATATAAAGGCCACCACCCAGGAAGGCGTGGGCGCGATCGGCCGCGGAGAGGCGATAGCCGCTTACGCAGTAGCTTCTGTTGAGGAGATAAAATAG
- the ispD gene encoding 2-C-methyl-D-erythritol 4-phosphate cytidylyltransferase: protein MKVAAIVAAAGKGERLKSKVHKPFVALGKDPILLHALRVLDNSNLVGEIIVVAHQADLPKARLLLKKAKLKKFKEIVAGGKRRMDSVKNGLSAVSEDADYVIIHDGCRPFIDNKMISSVLGAAETFGAAIAAVPVKPTIKEVEKGNFVAATLKRETLVDVQTPQAFRKDLLLRAYDKAFAEGAEGAEATDDSALVERMGIKVKVVDGSYKNIKITTQEDLRYAKMLMGEK from the coding sequence ATGAAAGTGGCTGCGATAGTGGCAGCGGCAGGAAAAGGCGAACGACTCAAGTCGAAAGTCCATAAGCCTTTTGTGGCGCTCGGGAAGGACCCGATATTGCTGCACGCGTTAAGGGTCCTGGATAATTCGAACCTGGTCGGCGAGATAATCGTCGTCGCGCACCAGGCAGACCTCCCGAAGGCGCGGCTGCTTCTCAAGAAGGCCAAACTGAAGAAATTCAAGGAGATCGTCGCGGGCGGGAAGCGCCGTATGGATTCGGTCAAGAACGGGCTTTCCGCCGTCAGCGAGGATGCCGATTATGTCATCATACACGACGGCTGCAGGCCGTTCATAGATAATAAGATGATATCTTCGGTGCTCGGCGCGGCCGAGACCTTCGGCGCGGCTATCGCCGCCGTGCCGGTCAAGCCGACCATAAAAGAGGTGGAGAAAGGGAATTTTGTCGCGGCGACGCTCAAGAGGGAGACGCTGGTCGACGTCCAGACGCCGCAGGCCTTCAGGAAGGACCTCCTTTTAAGGGCATACGATAAGGCTTTCGCCGAAGGCGCAGAGGGCGCGGAAGCGACCGACGACTCGGCGCTGGTCGAGAGGATGGGCATAAAAGTGAAGGTCGTGGACGGCTCATATAAGAACATTAAGATAACGACGCAGGAAGACCTTAGATACGCCAAGATGCTAATGGGTGAAAAATGA
- a CDS encoding PIN domain-containing protein, translated as MPFTIVRAFFVLLCGLMGFGMGDIFKTQFGDFAPVIGIGLGVLLGLLIIALELTSKRVSIKGLSAAVFGIVFGILFARLIIEVFKLMNVPEDVNGVLIVIFAYLGMVMALRGRDEFSIIIPYVKLRREDQREEIIVLDTSVIIDGRIADICHTKFIEGKLIIPRFVLKELQQIADSADPIKRNRGRRGLDMLNKIRKSGHMEVTIHEEDLPEIRDVDAKLIKLAKMLNAKVFTNDYNLNKIAELQGVSVLNINELANALKPVVIPGELMEAKIVKEGKEYNQAVAYLDDGTMVVIDNARNLIGQTVKVIVTSVLQTAAGRMIFAKLESQR; from the coding sequence ATGCCATTCACGATAGTGCGCGCTTTTTTTGTGCTTCTTTGCGGCCTGATGGGTTTCGGGATGGGGGACATCTTCAAGACCCAGTTCGGCGATTTCGCCCCGGTCATCGGGATAGGCCTGGGCGTATTGCTCGGCCTTCTTATAATAGCGCTTGAATTGACATCGAAGAGGGTCTCGATAAAGGGCCTTTCGGCCGCGGTCTTCGGGATAGTATTCGGCATATTGTTTGCACGGCTTATAATCGAGGTCTTCAAGCTGATGAATGTGCCGGAGGACGTAAACGGCGTCCTCATAGTCATTTTCGCCTATCTGGGCATGGTCATGGCGTTAAGGGGCAGGGACGAGTTCAGCATAATAATCCCTTACGTCAAATTGAGGAGGGAGGACCAGCGCGAGGAGATAATAGTCCTCGATACATCCGTAATCATAGACGGCAGGATCGCCGACATATGCCATACGAAGTTCATAGAAGGGAAATTAATCATCCCGAGGTTCGTGCTTAAGGAGCTGCAGCAGATAGCCGATTCGGCGGACCCGATCAAGAGGAACCGCGGCAGGCGCGGCCTCGATATGCTCAACAAGATCCGGAAGTCCGGGCATATGGAAGTGACTATACACGAGGAGGACCTTCCGGAGATCCGCGACGTCGACGCGAAACTCATAAAACTCGCGAAGATGCTCAACGCCAAGGTCTTCACCAACGACTATAACCTCAACAAGATTGCCGAGCTCCAGGGCGTATCGGTGCTCAACATAAACGAGCTCGCCAACGCGCTGAAACCCGTGGTCATACCGGGCGAGTTGATGGAGGCGAAGATAGTCAAGGAAGGCAAGGAGTATAACCAGGCGGTCGCGTATCTCGATGACGGGACGATGGTGGTCATCGACAACGCCAGGAACCTGATAGGGCAGACGGTGAAGGTGATAGTCACGTCGGTCCTGCAGACGGCGGCGGGAAGGATGATATTCGCGAAGCTGGAATCACAGCGATAG
- a CDS encoding MlaD family protein — MRKMDLEFKVGIFVAIGIAILMSMIFSLKELKYAQQKYTIKVRFGFANGIEVAAPVRVAGVQVGEVKNIEIVENKEANRMAVDLYVWLDKKIKVEKDAEAFINTLGLIGEKYVEILPGTPGSEALKPGERLVGRESVPMEKLTEKAYEVGTGLGDTIKHFNKLVGDPETQAAFKATMLDLRKFMASANTVMDKVKSGEGTVGKLFMDEGLYNELDAFVKDIKAHPWKLLSKPRGER; from the coding sequence ATGAGAAAGATGGACCTGGAATTCAAAGTCGGTATCTTTGTGGCGATAGGCATCGCTATACTGATGTCCATGATCTTTTCGCTGAAGGAGCTCAAGTATGCCCAGCAGAAATATACGATAAAGGTGCGTTTCGGTTTTGCCAACGGCATCGAGGTCGCCGCGCCGGTAAGGGTCGCGGGCGTCCAGGTCGGCGAGGTAAAGAATATCGAGATCGTGGAGAACAAGGAAGCCAACAGGATGGCCGTCGACTTGTATGTCTGGCTCGATAAGAAGATAAAAGTCGAGAAGGACGCAGAGGCGTTCATAAACACGCTCGGGCTTATCGGGGAAAAATATGTGGAGATCCTTCCGGGCACTCCCGGAAGCGAGGCGTTAAAACCGGGCGAGAGGCTTGTGGGCAGGGAGTCGGTGCCGATGGAGAAGTTGACCGAGAAGGCCTACGAGGTAGGGACCGGTTTGGGCGATACGATAAAACATTTCAATAAGCTTGTCGGCGACCCGGAGACGCAGGCCGCGTTCAAGGCGACGATGCTCGACCTCAGGAAATTCATGGCGTCGGCGAACACGGTCATGGACAAGGTCAAGTCCGGGGAAGGGACCGTCGGGAAGCTATTTATGGACGAGGGCCTGTATAACGAGTTGGACGCTTTCGTCAAGGATATTAAGGCTCACCCCTGGAAACTGCTTTCGAAGCCCAGAGGAGAGAGATAG
- a CDS encoding ABC transporter ATP-binding protein, whose translation MIELINVSKSFEDHMVLDNMNLTIRDGETIVIIGRSGIGKSVTLKHIIGLMKPDSGQVIVDGQDITRLDAKGLNELRLKFGMLFQGAALFDSLNVRDNVAFNLIEHSKMDVKAIDKRVAECLELVGLRGIEHLSPAELSGGMRKRVGLARAICMNPKIILYDEPTTGVDPIMADAVNDLIKDLQAKLKTTAVAVTHDMTSAYKIADRIAMLYKGKIVESGTPDEIKNTKNPVVKQFITGAATGPITEDS comes from the coding sequence ATGATAGAATTGATAAATGTAAGCAAATCGTTCGAGGATCACATGGTCCTCGATAACATGAACCTCACGATCCGCGATGGGGAAACTATCGTGATCATAGGCCGTTCCGGCATAGGGAAGAGCGTTACCCTGAAACATATAATCGGCTTGATGAAGCCCGATTCCGGGCAGGTCATCGTCGACGGACAGGATATAACCAGGCTCGACGCGAAGGGCCTGAATGAATTGAGGCTGAAATTCGGCATGCTCTTCCAGGGCGCGGCGCTCTTCGATTCCCTGAACGTGCGAGATAACGTGGCCTTCAATCTTATAGAACATAGCAAGATGGACGTTAAGGCCATAGACAAGAGGGTGGCCGAATGCCTGGAGCTCGTAGGCCTGCGGGGCATAGAACACCTGAGCCCGGCGGAGCTTTCCGGCGGAATGAGGAAGCGCGTCGGCCTCGCCCGCGCAATATGCATGAACCCGAAGATAATCCTTTATGATGAGCCGACGACCGGCGTCGACCCGATAATGGCGGACGCGGTGAACGACCTCATCAAGGACCTTCAGGCGAAGCTGAAGACCACCGCAGTGGCCGTCACGCACGATATGACCTCGGCCTATAAGATAGCCGACAGGATCGCGATGCTCTACAAGGGAAAGATCGTAGAGAGCGGCACGCCGGACGAGATAAAGAACACCAAGAACCCGGTTGTAAAACAATTCATAACCGGCGCGGCCACAGGGCCGATAACAGAGGACTCATAA